The following coding sequences lie in one Arachis hypogaea cultivar Tifrunner chromosome 9, arahy.Tifrunner.gnm2.J5K5, whole genome shotgun sequence genomic window:
- the LOC112712534 gene encoding ABC transporter G family member 25 — protein sequence MSTTTQREAFGGVETPNGDSPKQPPRESRDIPPLMSPSYPITLKFMDVGYRIKIENKQAKGRCIKKLFATDRESPTPSDQTRSTVMQERTILNGVTGIAYPGEILAILGPSGSGKSTLLNALAGRLHGHGLTGTILANSSKLTKPILRRTGFVTQDDVLYPHLTVRETLVFCSMLRLPRSLPREAKIAAAESAIAELGLGKCEDTIIGNSFIRGVSGGERKRVSIAHEMLVDPSLLLLDEPTSGLDSTSAHRLISVLGSLAKKGKTVVTSVHQPSSRVFQMFDKVLVLSEGNCLYFGKGCDAMRYFESVGFVPSFPMNPADFLLDLANGVSHVDGVSERDKPNIRQNLIHSYNTTLAPKVKALCIDTPNIVNPTKNTHPMGRSRYSDRVSFLDWFNQFSTLFQRSLKERKHESFNTLRVFQVIAAALLAGLMWWHSDYRNVQDRLGLLFFISIFWGVFPSFNSVFAFPQERAIFMKERASGMYTLSSYFMSRIVGDLPMELILPTIFLIVTYWMGGLKPDLVAFLLTWLVILGYVLVSQGLGLALGAAIMDAKQASTVAAVTMLAFVLTGGYYVHKVPACMAWIKYISTTFYCYRLLTRIQYGDGRKISYMLGCNHGGGDRANCKFLEEDVMGQIGTVGSIGVLFLMFVGYRLLAYLALRRIKI from the exons ATGTCTACAACAACACAAAGGGAAGCGTTTGGTGGCGTAGAAACTCCAAATGGAGACTCACCCAAACAACCCCCTCGAGAATCCCGTGACATCCCTCCTTTAATGTCCCCTTCTTACCCAATCACTCTCAAg TTCATGGACGTGGGGTACCGGATAAAGATAGAGAACAAGCAAGCTAAAGGAAGGTGCATTAAGAAACTTTTCGCAACTGATCGCGAGTCACCAACACCGTCCGATCAGACAAGATCAACGGTGATGCAAGAAAGAACAATTCTAAACGGAGTAACAGGGATAGCGTACCCGGGAGAGATCCTAGCCATCCTTGGTCCATCAGGAAGCGGCAAATCAACGCTCCTAAACGCGCTTGCAGGGAGACTCCATGGTCACGGCCTCACCGGAACAATTCTCGCAAACTCATCCAAGCTCACCAAACCGATTCTCCGCCGAACCGGATTCGTTACTCAGGACGACGTGCTTTACCCGCACCTCACCGTCCGCGAAACCCTAGTCTTCTGCTCCATGCTCCGCCTCCCTCGTTCGCTGCCGCGTGAGGCGAAGATTGCGGCGGCGGAGTCGGCGATTGCAGAGCTTGGACTAGGCAAGTGCGAGGACACCATAATCGGGAACAGCTTCATCCGCGGTGTCTCCGGCGGGGAGAGGAAGCGCGTGAGCATTGCGCATGAGATGCTTGTGGATCCGAGCCTGCTGCTGCTGGACGAGCCGACGTCGGGGCTGGACTCCACGTCGGCGCACCGCCTCATTTCGGTGCTCGGTTCGCTAGCGAAGAAGGGGAAGACGGTGGTTACGTCGGTGCACCAACCGTCGAGCCGCGTTTTCCAGATGTTCGATAAGGTTCTCGTGCTCTCCGAAGGGAATTGCCTCTACTTCGGTAAAGGATGCGACGCCATGCGGTACTTTGAGTCCGTTGGTTTTGTGCCATCTTTTCCGATGAACCCCGCCGATTTCCTTCTCGATCTCGCTAACG GTGTTAGCCATGTTGATGGTGTAAGTGAAAGAGATAAGCCAAACATAAGGCAGAACCTAATTCATTCATACAACACAACACTAGCTCCAAAGGTAAAAGCTTTATGCATTGACACTCCCAACATTGTTAATCCTACAAAGAACACACACCCTATGGGAAGAAGCAGATATAGTGACAGGGTTAGCTTCTTAGATTGGTTCAACCAATTCAGCACACTCTTCCAAAGAAGCCTCAAAGAGAGAAAGCATGAATCATTCAACACTCTGAGAGTGTTCCAAGTCATTGCAGCTGCACTATTAGCAGGCCTAATGTGGTGGCACTCTGACTACAGAAATGTTCAGGACAGGCTTGGCCTACTCTTCTTCATTTCAATCTTCTGGGGTGTATTCCCATCCTTCAACTCTGTTTTTGCCTTCCCCCAAGAGCGCGCCATCTTCATGAAAGAAAGGGCCTCTGGAATGTACACATTGTCATCCTACTTCATGTCTCGAATAGTGGGTGATCTTCCAATGGAGCTTATCCTGCCCACAATTTTCCTCATTGTGACATATTGGATGGGAGGCCTAAAGCCTGATCTGGTGGCATTTCTATTGACATGGTTGGTCATCCTTGGATATGTCCTTGTCTCGCAGGGTCTTGGACTCGCCTTAGGCGCCGCGATAATGGATGCCAAACAAGCTTCAACTGTTGCAGCAGTGACAATGCTAGCATTTGTGCTAACAGGTGGATACTATGTCCATAAGGTTCCAGCATGCATGGCTTGGATCAAATACATATCCACAACTTTTTACTGTTATAGGCTTCTGACTAGGATTCAGTATGGTGATGGAAGAAAAATCTCATACATGTTGGGTTGCAATCATGGTGGTGGAGACAGGGCTAATTGCAAGTTTCTTGAAGAGGATGTGATGGGCCAAATTGGCACTGTGGGAAGCATTGGTGTCTTGTTTCTCATGTTTGTAGGGTACAGATTATTGGCCTACCTTGCATTGAGGCGCATCAAGATTTAG